One Mangifera indica cultivar Alphonso chromosome 4, CATAS_Mindica_2.1, whole genome shotgun sequence genomic region harbors:
- the LOC123214577 gene encoding basic leucine zipper 23-like, translating to MDDGELDFSNQEMFPSTNMGEFPSSCSMDSFFDELLKDTHACTHTHTCNPPGPDSSHTHTCFHVHTKIVAPPSEDKTSTDDTAESSEKKSKKRPLGNREAVRKYREKKKARAASLEDEVVRLRAVNQQLVKRLQGQAAMEAEIARLKCLLVDIRGRIEGEIGSFPYQKSVNNMNMTNPNLNGAYVMNPCNMQCDDQVYCLHPGMEDKSAEGMALNGQGFNGCEFESLQCVANQNSGFKELPVCGLGSITSNVNSSRRTKRKGGAHAAATD from the exons ATGGATGACGGGGAGCTTGATTTCTCAAACCAAGAAATGTTTCCAAGTACAAACATGGGTGAGTTTCCAAGCAGTTGCTCAATGGACAGTTTCTTTGATGAACTTTTGAAGGATACTCATGCTTGCACTCACACACACACTTGCAACCCACCGGGACCTGATTCCTCCCATACACATACTTGTTTTCATGTACATACTAAAATTGTGGCTCCTCCTAGTGAGGACAAGACGTCCACTGATGACACTGCTGAATCATCAGAAAAGAAATCGAAGAAACGTCCTTTGGGTAATCGTGAAGCTGTTAGAAAGTATAGGGAGAAGAAAAAGGCACGAGCAGCATCATTGGAGGATGAGGTAGTGAGATTAAGGGCTGTGAATCAGCAGTTAGTGAAGAGGTTGCAGGGTCAGGCTGCAATGGAGGCAGAGATTGCGAGGCTTAAGTGTTTGCTTGTGGACATTCGTGGCAGGATTGAAGGGGAAATTGGATCTTTCCCTTATCAGAAATCAGTCAATAACATGAATATGACTAATCCTAATTTGAATGGTGCATATGTGATGAATCCATGTAATATGCAGTGTGATGATCAGGTTTACTGCCTTCACCCAGGAATGGAGGATAAAAGTGCAGAAGGCATGGCTTTGAATGGGCAAGGCTTTAATGGTTGTGAGTTTGAGAGCCTGCAATGTGTGGCAAATCAGAATTCAGGATTCAAGGAGCTTCCAGTTTGTGGACTTGGGAGCATAACCTCCAATGTCAATTCTTCCAGAAGAACTAAGCGGAAAG GAGGGGCTCATGCGGCAGCAACAGATTAA